From a region of the uncultured Desulfatiglans sp. genome:
- a CDS encoding Glycosyltransferase, group 2 family protein yields MIVLSVIIPTYNRAAVLERAVASVLGQKTDHPVELLVVDDGSSDETPKRLAPFRHRLTLLTHHRNRGVSAARNTGIRSARGSYIAFLDSDDCWLPQKLAVQATFMLQRPSELISQTDEIWIRNGRRVNPKKKHLKPDGDIFKPSLERCLVSPSAVMVKRTLFEQVGFFDEGLPACEDYDLWLRISARCPVHFIPQKLTVRYGGHPDQLSARFRGMDRFRIVALAKILRSGVLDPGRKAEAWTEMARKCTIYGNGCLRRGKRVEGIFYLNLPKAMADAADIPR; encoded by the coding sequence ATGATCGTCCTGAGTGTCATCATCCCTACCTACAACCGGGCGGCGGTCCTGGAGCGGGCTGTTGCATCGGTGCTCGGCCAGAAAACCGATCACCCCGTTGAACTGCTCGTTGTGGACGACGGGTCATCGGACGAAACCCCGAAACGTCTCGCGCCTTTCAGGCATCGCCTGACGCTCCTCACCCACCATCGGAACCGCGGCGTTTCAGCGGCACGCAACACAGGCATTCGATCTGCCAGAGGATCCTACATCGCATTCCTCGATTCCGACGATTGCTGGCTCCCGCAAAAACTGGCCGTCCAAGCGACCTTCATGCTGCAAAGACCTTCAGAGCTCATCAGCCAGACGGATGAGATCTGGATCAGAAACGGACGCCGCGTCAATCCGAAAAAAAAGCATTTGAAGCCGGACGGGGATATCTTCAAACCTTCCCTCGAGCGCTGCCTGGTAAGTCCATCTGCTGTTATGGTGAAACGGACATTGTTCGAACAGGTGGGATTTTTCGATGAAGGATTGCCGGCCTGCGAGGACTATGATCTCTGGCTCCGAATCAGTGCCCGCTGCCCGGTTCATTTCATACCGCAGAAGTTGACCGTGCGTTACGGCGGCCATCCCGACCAACTCTCTGCCCGCTTTCGCGGCATGGACCGCTTCCGCATCGTGGCCCTCGCCAAGATCCTGCGAAGCGGGGTCCTCGATCCCGGCCGGAAGGCGGAGGCATGGACGGAAATGGCCAGAAAATGCACGATCTACGGCAATGGATGCCTCCGCCGCGGGAAACGGGTCGAGGGGATCTTCTATTTGAACCTGCCGAAGGCTATGGCCGATGCAGCGGATATCCCCCGTTAG
- a CDS encoding conserved hypothetical protein (Evidence 4 : Unknown function but conserved in other organisms) gives MCESKAYLFESGRENLVLESVDLLEEKPEGVRIVNLFGEERVLKARVKTLSLVDHKIILEPL, from the coding sequence ATGTGTGAATCCAAGGCATACCTGTTCGAGTCAGGCCGGGAGAACCTGGTGCTCGAAAGCGTCGATTTGTTGGAAGAGAAGCCGGAGGGGGTGCGGATCGTCAATCTCTTCGGGGAGGAGCGCGTCTTGAAAGCGCGTGTCAAAACCCTTTCCCTCGTCGATCACAAGATCATTCTCGAGCCCCTTTGA
- a CDS encoding conserved hypothetical protein (Evidence 4 : Unknown function but conserved in other organisms) translates to MKIMVIDGQGGGIGAAIIKGIRENLGDALEILALGTNSIATSRMMKAGANRGGTGENAIVSSSRKADIIAGPLGILITDAMMGEVTAAIAAAVGSCSARKILIPLTQEPVKVVGVSGDPLPHLVLKVVEMIREVQADV, encoded by the coding sequence ATGAAGATCATGGTCATCGATGGGCAAGGAGGCGGAATCGGTGCCGCCATCATCAAGGGCATACGGGAGAATTTGGGGGATGCGCTGGAGATCCTCGCCCTGGGCACCAATTCGATCGCTACATCCAGAATGATGAAAGCAGGTGCCAATCGGGGAGGAACGGGCGAAAACGCGATTGTCTCAAGCAGCCGAAAGGCTGACATCATAGCAGGGCCGTTGGGCATTCTGATTACAGACGCCATGATGGGTGAGGTGACTGCCGCCATAGCGGCGGCTGTCGGTTCATGCAGCGCCAGGAAGATACTGATTCCTTTGACCCAGGAACCCGTCAAGGTGGTCGGCGTATCAGGAGATCCTCTTCCTCATCTGGTCCTGAAGGTCGTGGAGATGATACGGGAGGTGCAGGCAGATGTGTGA
- the plsY gene encoding Glycerol-3-phosphate acyltransferase codes for MGDLWLLGIGAFLLGSIPFGRLVGYFAGHIDVRKAGSGNIGATNVARQLGIGWGLLTLVLDMLKGFLPVAAAQRLVSGDAAVYAGITVGLAALLGHQFSVFQRFAGGKGVATALGVFLALSPFACLTGLGIFVLLVLKWRYISLGSLAATASVPITLHLQHFHLSVVLGAVIGAALIFFRHRQNILRLIRGREPKWGQKISGELL; via the coding sequence ATGGGCGACCTGTGGCTCCTCGGTATCGGCGCTTTTCTTCTCGGTTCCATTCCATTCGGCCGTTTAGTCGGTTACTTCGCCGGTCATATCGATGTGCGGAAGGCAGGCAGCGGGAACATCGGCGCAACCAACGTCGCCCGTCAATTGGGAATTGGATGGGGGCTCTTGACGCTTGTCCTCGATATGCTCAAAGGGTTTCTTCCCGTGGCCGCGGCACAGCGGCTGGTTTCGGGCGATGCGGCGGTGTATGCCGGCATCACGGTTGGGCTGGCAGCCCTTCTAGGGCATCAGTTTTCCGTATTTCAACGGTTCGCCGGGGGCAAAGGCGTAGCAACCGCCCTTGGGGTCTTTCTGGCCCTTTCTCCGTTTGCCTGCTTGACAGGCCTCGGAATCTTCGTGCTTCTGGTCCTGAAATGGAGATACATCTCGCTCGGCTCTCTGGCTGCCACCGCTTCCGTACCTATCACCCTTCATCTGCAGCATTTTCACCTCTCGGTCGTGCTCGGAGCCGTCATTGGCGCAGCTTTGATCTTCTTTAGACATCGCCAGAACATCTTGAGGCTGATTCGCGGCCGTGAGCCGAAATGGGGGCAAAAGATCTCAGGCGAACTGCTGTAG
- the spo0J gene encoding Stage 0 sporulation protein J, with protein MVKRKALGKGLAALIPEAENLEGGRGQHFFLCPIAAIEPSPYQPRQAFSEPELQSMAESVRENGILTPLLVTKTDQGYQLIAGERRWRAAQRAGLDRVPVVIRDVSGAEALQLALIENIHRKDLNAIEEALACKRLLEETGLTQEALAKRLGKDRTSITNLLRLLNLPQSIQRDVIDGSLSMGHARVLAGIKDPARQLALRDRAIQKGLSVRQLEDMAKTGKKRPALGIRDPYLSALSDDLKRSLGTQVEIRRRGKKGRIVIHFHSDEELDRLLQQFA; from the coding sequence ATGGTAAAAAGAAAGGCGCTCGGTAAGGGATTGGCGGCCCTCATACCGGAGGCCGAGAACCTCGAAGGCGGCCGAGGGCAGCACTTTTTTCTGTGCCCGATTGCCGCTATCGAGCCGAGCCCCTATCAGCCACGCCAGGCATTTTCCGAACCGGAACTCCAGTCTATGGCCGAATCCGTGCGCGAAAATGGGATCTTGACCCCTCTGCTGGTGACAAAAACGGATCAGGGTTATCAATTGATTGCCGGCGAGAGACGATGGCGGGCGGCGCAACGGGCTGGGCTCGACCGGGTGCCGGTTGTCATTCGGGACGTCAGCGGGGCCGAGGCCCTGCAGCTCGCCTTGATCGAAAACATCCACCGCAAGGATCTGAATGCCATTGAAGAGGCCCTGGCCTGCAAACGCCTGCTCGAAGAGACCGGGCTTACCCAGGAAGCTCTGGCCAAGCGGCTGGGGAAGGATAGGACCTCGATCACGAACCTGCTACGGCTTCTCAACCTGCCGCAGTCCATTCAGAGGGATGTCATCGACGGCTCACTTTCGATGGGGCATGCCCGGGTCCTGGCCGGGATCAAAGACCCCGCACGCCAGCTTGCGCTGAGAGATCGAGCGATCCAGAAGGGTCTTTCCGTCCGGCAGCTCGAAGACATGGCGAAGACTGGAAAGAAGCGCCCGGCCTTGGGCATTCGCGATCCTTACCTGAGTGCCTTGTCGGATGATCTGAAGCGCTCCCTCGGTACGCAGGTCGAGATCAGGAGGCGGGGGAAAAAGGGGCGGATCGTGATCCATTTCCACTCCGATGAGGAACTTGACCGTCTGCTACAGCAGTTCGCCTGA
- the soj gene encoding Sporulation initiation inhibitor protein Soj gives MGVVIAIVNQKGGVGKTTTAVNLSASLAAVDKTCLLIDCDPQGNATTGLGLDRRQMEKGLYDLLTEAGSTEDVVKATGMPKLHLVAATSLLIGVEVEIAAMPDKEYRLRERLSLVRGDFDYIFLDCPPSLGYLTVNALTAADAVLVPLQCEYYALEGLSQLLHTIRAVKQTLNPTLAIAGILLTMYDQRNNLSQQVAGEVRDHFGASVLQTVIPRNVRLSEAPSHGKPILLYDIRCKGAQSYLELAKELIQKGIGDNGKKKGAR, from the coding sequence ATGGGAGTGGTCATCGCCATTGTCAACCAGAAGGGCGGGGTAGGAAAGACGACCACGGCCGTCAACCTTTCCGCGTCCCTGGCTGCAGTCGACAAAACGTGCCTCCTGATCGACTGCGATCCGCAGGGGAACGCCACCACCGGACTGGGATTGGACAGAAGGCAGATGGAAAAGGGGCTTTACGATCTCCTCACGGAGGCGGGGAGTACGGAGGATGTCGTCAAGGCCACCGGAATGCCGAAGCTCCATCTGGTGGCAGCCACCAGCCTTCTCATCGGCGTGGAGGTCGAGATCGCTGCGATGCCCGATAAGGAATACCGCCTGCGGGAGAGGCTTTCCCTGGTCCGTGGCGATTTCGATTATATCTTTCTCGACTGCCCGCCGTCACTGGGGTATCTGACCGTCAATGCCTTGACCGCAGCCGACGCGGTGCTGGTCCCGTTGCAGTGCGAATATTATGCCCTCGAAGGACTTTCCCAGCTTCTGCACACCATACGGGCCGTGAAACAGACGCTGAATCCCACCCTTGCGATCGCCGGGATCTTGTTGACCATGTACGATCAGCGGAATAACCTTTCCCAGCAGGTCGCTGGGGAGGTCAGAGACCATTTCGGGGCGAGCGTCCTGCAGACCGTGATTCCCCGCAATGTCCGTTTGAGTGAGGCCCCGAGCCACGGCAAGCCTATTCTCCTGTATGATATTCGATGTAAAGGGGCCCAGAGCTATCTCGAACTTGCAAAGGAACTGATCCAGAAAGGAATCGGCGACAATGGTAAAAAGAAAGGCGCTCGGTAA
- the hypE gene encoding Hydrogenase expression/formation protein HypE, whose product MGSNHHILLDHGSGGEASQRFVQEFVLKFLSNPFLEKMDDSAELIIEGERWAFTTDSYVVDPIFFPGGDIGSLSVNGTVNDLSMQGARPLFLTLAFILEEGLPMDQLSAILESIARTADLAEVKIVAGDTKVVPRGHADKIFINTAGLGLIPPDIHVGVENARPGDYVLVSGSIGDHGLTILMQREGLRLQTPLRSDSAPLNKLVEAISPLGPKLHVLRDPTRGGVATALNEIAQRSAAGIRLHEDALPFKSGVLSAAEILGIDPLYAANEGIALVIAAPDAADAALASLRLLPEGRDARLIGEVTDELPGKVLLQTRVGGTRILPMLSGQQLPRIC is encoded by the coding sequence ATGGGATCGAACCATCATATTCTGCTCGACCACGGAAGCGGCGGAGAGGCATCGCAACGCTTTGTCCAGGAATTCGTCCTGAAATTTCTGTCCAACCCTTTTCTGGAAAAAATGGATGACAGCGCGGAACTGATCATCGAAGGCGAAAGATGGGCATTTACGACCGACTCCTACGTGGTCGATCCGATCTTTTTCCCGGGGGGGGATATCGGCTCATTATCGGTCAACGGAACCGTCAATGACCTTTCTATGCAAGGGGCCCGGCCGCTTTTTCTCACGCTGGCTTTCATCCTCGAGGAAGGTCTTCCTATGGACCAGCTTTCGGCAATCCTCGAAAGCATCGCAAGGACGGCCGACCTCGCGGAAGTCAAGATCGTCGCCGGCGACACAAAGGTGGTGCCCAGGGGTCATGCTGACAAGATCTTTATCAACACCGCCGGTCTAGGCCTGATTCCCCCAGACATCCACGTCGGCGTGGAAAACGCCCGACCCGGAGACTATGTCCTCGTAAGCGGTTCGATCGGGGATCACGGGCTCACCATCCTGATGCAGCGCGAAGGGCTTCGCCTCCAAACACCGCTCAGAAGCGATTCCGCTCCCCTCAACAAGCTGGTGGAGGCCATCTCTCCGCTCGGCCCAAAACTCCATGTACTGCGCGATCCGACCCGCGGCGGTGTCGCGACGGCCCTGAATGAGATCGCACAGCGCTCTGCTGCCGGTATCCGGCTGCACGAGGACGCACTCCCTTTTAAATCGGGTGTCCTTTCAGCCGCGGAAATCCTGGGGATCGATCCGCTCTATGCCGCAAACGAAGGAATCGCCCTTGTCATAGCGGCACCCGATGCCGCCGATGCCGCCCTTGCATCCCTCCGCCTGCTTCCCGAAGGCCGCGACGCCCGTTTGATCGGGGAGGTGACGGATGAATTGCCCGGCAAGGTTCTCCTGCAGACCCGGGTTGGAGGCACTCGTATCCTACCTATGCTGAGCGGCCAACAACTCCCTCGCATCTGCTGA
- the ddl gene encoding D-alanine--D-alanine ligase, which produces MGAKPKNMQKIRVALLAGGWSREREVSMASGDAVYEAFDRDKYAVERIDPARNLRTLVGSPDNFDVVFSVLHGKRGEDGCMQGLVEILGIPMVGSGVLGSAVSMNKQISKDVYCRAGLKVAPYSVLSKDRPVHVGELIEKLGLPLVVKPVEEGSSIGMSLCRDEKEVLKGIELAFEHGEEIMAEVFLDGREITCCVIGGRSLETLPLIEIVSRSGAGFFDYAAKYSPGGASEICPAALPDSTAERLCLAAKTAHRALHCGVWSRTDMILQGDDFFVLETNTLPGMTQRSLFPLAARAAGLNLSDLLDRLVRIALESADARELLAAQHR; this is translated from the coding sequence ATGGGGGCTAAGCCTAAGAATATGCAAAAGATTCGAGTGGCCTTACTGGCTGGCGGTTGGTCAAGGGAGCGGGAAGTGTCGATGGCAAGCGGTGATGCGGTGTATGAGGCGTTTGACAGGGATAAATATGCCGTCGAAAGAATCGACCCGGCTCGGAATTTGCGAACCCTGGTCGGGAGCCCCGATAATTTTGATGTTGTGTTCAGTGTGTTACACGGGAAGAGGGGAGAAGACGGTTGCATGCAGGGGCTTGTGGAGATCCTCGGTATTCCCATGGTGGGATCAGGCGTTTTAGGCAGCGCCGTTTCGATGAATAAACAGATTTCCAAAGATGTGTATTGCCGGGCGGGATTGAAAGTTGCGCCATACAGCGTTCTCTCGAAAGACAGACCAGTCCATGTCGGGGAGCTTATCGAGAAGCTTGGGCTGCCCCTGGTTGTGAAACCCGTCGAGGAAGGGTCGAGCATCGGGATGTCATTGTGCCGAGACGAAAAAGAAGTCCTGAAGGGGATTGAGCTGGCCTTCGAGCATGGAGAGGAGATCATGGCGGAGGTCTTCCTGGACGGGCGCGAGATCACGTGCTGCGTAATCGGAGGCCGATCGCTCGAGACGCTGCCGTTGATCGAGATCGTCTCGAGGTCCGGTGCCGGATTTTTCGACTATGCCGCAAAATACTCACCCGGCGGCGCCTCAGAAATCTGTCCGGCCGCTCTTCCGGACAGCACAGCCGAACGGCTTTGTCTTGCGGCGAAAACAGCACATCGGGCGCTTCACTGCGGCGTGTGGAGCCGGACCGATATGATCCTGCAGGGAGATGACTTCTTTGTTCTCGAAACAAACACCCTGCCAGGCATGACCCAAAGAAGTCTTTTTCCTTTAGCGGCCCGGGCAGCCGGATTGAATTTGAGCGATTTGCTGGACAGACTTGTGCGGATTGCCCTTGAATCAGCAGATGCGAGGGAGTTGTTGGCCGCTCAGCATAGGTAG
- a CDS encoding hypothetical protein (Evidence 5 : Unknown function) gives MFDPLASKVSTTNLTATVFMTGEPFLSVKSCPQKEARVSRADVSQDSLSAFWRPSTHFPRSLDMRPELRTVKKEIRRKAKKTKEK, from the coding sequence GTGTTCGACCCCCTTGCCTCCAAGGTCAGCACCACCAACCTCACCGCTACCGTCTTCATGACGGGGGAACCCTTCCTATCGGTCAAATCCTGCCCTCAAAAGGAGGCCCGCGTGTCTAGAGCCGACGTGAGCCAGGATTCTCTTTCAGCTTTTTGGAGACCAAGCACCCATTTTCCCAGATCCTTGGACATGCGTCCAGAATTGCGAACCGTAAAAAAAGAAATTCGAAGAAAAGCAAAGAAAACCAAAGAAAAATGA
- a CDS encoding hypothetical protein (Evidence 5 : Unknown function): protein MKNWINKPEQYANELILHNYHKTRFPLLNRPVTTFAGNSSIEKGGLLFVQNSRYHKSSPAPTSFDRRAGFF from the coding sequence GTGAAAAATTGGATCAACAAACCTGAACAATACGCTAACGAATTGATTTTACATAATTATCACAAAACCAGATTTCCCCTTCTGAACCGGCCAGTTACCACGTTTGCCGGAAATTCTTCTATAGAAAAGGGAGGGTTACTTTTTGTTCAAAACAGTAGATATCATAAATCCTCTCCGGCTCCGACATCCTTTGACAGGCGGGCCGGTTTCTTCTAG
- the dnaA gene encoding Chromosomal replication initiator protein DnaA yields the protein MKSTWEEVKNLLKSELPNNHFTLWINPLTCLNHHATQLVLGCPNKFSRKWVSENYLPLIQKKFHEIGGAIPEIQLRVQPAGTCSTPGKTEDEPLQLPLPAIGLPTGPKPLNRLGDFTFDSFVVGPCNEFAYSASKAMSLNERWDYHSLLMLANTGLGKTHLAKAVGCQLLRGNPGLRVNYVTAEDFTNEMVVALKNNQIDQFKQKYRRSCDVLLLEEIHFLGGKEKTQAELGHTLDALANDKKKIIFTSAMPPKDIPSMSKELSSRLTSGLVTTIGRPDFETRTRILTRKADQHRLNLDREIINMLADALKRDIRQMESALKCIRARSELLNVKIDRQLVRDILSSLVTINRSLTSQDIEQMVCQYYKIDSEMLQSKSRKKVFAFPRNVYAYLCRKFTDETLECISKRINRSHSTVLYASELIEKKMKTDNAIRKQIGFISERLEELIKS from the coding sequence ATGAAGTCCACTTGGGAGGAGGTCAAGAATCTGCTCAAATCTGAACTTCCAAATAACCATTTTACCCTCTGGATCAATCCGCTTACTTGTTTGAACCACCATGCCACGCAACTGGTCCTTGGTTGCCCAAACAAGTTTTCCCGAAAATGGGTGAGCGAAAATTATCTTCCGCTCATACAGAAGAAGTTTCATGAAATCGGGGGAGCAATACCTGAGATCCAGCTTCGCGTGCAACCAGCCGGAACCTGCTCAACTCCCGGAAAAACCGAAGACGAACCCCTGCAACTCCCATTGCCAGCTATCGGGCTTCCCACCGGTCCAAAGCCACTCAATCGTCTGGGTGATTTTACCTTTGATTCTTTCGTAGTCGGTCCCTGTAACGAGTTTGCTTACTCCGCTTCGAAAGCCATGTCCTTGAACGAGCGCTGGGATTACCACTCCCTTCTGATGCTGGCTAATACCGGCCTGGGTAAAACGCACCTCGCCAAGGCGGTCGGATGTCAGCTCCTCCGAGGGAATCCGGGTCTGCGCGTCAACTATGTCACTGCCGAAGACTTCACGAACGAGATGGTTGTGGCATTGAAAAACAATCAGATCGATCAATTCAAACAGAAATATCGCCGCAGCTGTGATGTTTTACTGCTCGAAGAGATTCATTTTCTTGGTGGAAAGGAGAAAACTCAGGCGGAATTGGGTCACACCTTGGATGCTCTTGCAAACGACAAAAAGAAAATCATCTTCACCAGCGCCATGCCCCCTAAAGATATCCCCAGCATGTCGAAAGAGCTGTCCTCGCGCCTGACCTCAGGGCTTGTCACGACCATCGGACGCCCCGATTTCGAAACGCGCACAAGAATTCTCACCAGAAAAGCCGACCAACATCGCCTCAACCTTGACAGAGAAATCATAAATATGTTGGCAGATGCGTTGAAAAGGGACATACGGCAGATGGAAAGCGCCCTTAAGTGTATTAGGGCAAGATCAGAATTGCTCAATGTCAAGATTGACCGGCAACTTGTTCGCGATATTCTTTCATCACTGGTTACAATAAACCGATCCTTGACTTCTCAAGATATAGAACAGATGGTATGTCAGTATTATAAAATAGACTCTGAAATGTTGCAGTCTAAATCGCGGAAAAAGGTTTTTGCATTTCCACGAAATGTTTATGCGTATCTCTGTAGGAAATTTACTGATGAAACCCTTGAATGTATTTCAAAACGGATCAACCGCAGCCACTCCACAGTCCTTTACGCTTCGGAGCTGATAGAGAAAAAAATGAAAACCGATAACGCCATTCGAAAGCAGATTGGCTTTATCAGCGAAAGACTCGAAGAGCTTATTAAATCGTGA
- a CDS encoding hypothetical protein (Evidence 5 : Unknown function), whose translation MRNLLMKRKKRADNSAVKMNIPTIPATIGSQYPDRFICTMPYQMEITDRVSRYSKAKDNAPVRSAKEYLITAERFTI comes from the coding sequence GTGCGAAACTTATTGATGAAACGGAAGAAAAGGGCGGACAACAGTGCTGTAAAGATGAATATACCCACTATTCCGGCAACTATTGGCAGCCAGTATCCCGATCGATTTATTTGTACGATGCCATACCAAATGGAGATAACAGATAGGGTAAGTAGGTACAGCAAAGCAAAAGACAATGCACCTGTGAGGAGCGCCAAGGAATATTTAATAACGGCTGAACGGTTCACGATTTAA
- a CDS encoding conserved hypothetical protein (Evidence 4 : Unknown function but conserved in other organisms), producing the protein MSTIQLKGEDVRQAVKWISEVLKTEPGRSLAKLIQEASMRFNLSPKDEESLRKFYEEEFI; encoded by the coding sequence ATGTCTACCATTCAATTGAAAGGGGAAGATGTAAGGCAAGCAGTGAAATGGATTTCGGAAGTTCTCAAGACCGAACCTGGGAGATCTTTGGCCAAGTTGATCCAGGAGGCGTCCATGAGATTTAATTTATCTCCTAAAGATGAAGAGTCTTTAAGAAAGTTTTACGAAGAAGAATTCATTTAA
- a CDS encoding putative Bifunctional ligase/repressor BirA (Evidence 3 : Putative function from multiple computational evidences), whose amino-acid sequence MKVQENQIGSESLLDAGAVLEKLRRSNLYKQFHWLESVPSTQAVAKQMGEENAPHGTLVWAEYQTEGRGRRGRVWEAAKCENLIFSLLLRSSFRAEDLFWVTACLGLAVCYALETVSGLAGMIKWPNDIFLEGKKVGGILTEARFDGSLTRYIVSGLGLNVNWNPQKDKEMPYPVTSVSREVRECIKREDLLGEILQGFERQFSFLECGKRRPIEEAWLSRFILLGKRVLVIGDGVEFECTVTGLRKDGALLIQRSNGTEEPVFAGDVSLRM is encoded by the coding sequence TTGAAGGTGCAGGAAAACCAGATCGGATCTGAAAGTCTGCTGGATGCCGGAGCGGTGCTTGAAAAGCTTCGCCGCTCGAACCTGTACAAACAATTTCATTGGCTTGAGAGCGTGCCGTCGACACAGGCGGTGGCCAAGCAAATGGGAGAGGAGAATGCCCCCCATGGAACCTTGGTCTGGGCGGAATATCAGACTGAGGGGCGCGGCCGGAGGGGCCGGGTTTGGGAGGCGGCGAAGTGCGAGAACCTCATTTTTTCGCTTCTTCTCAGAAGCTCTTTTCGCGCAGAGGATCTGTTTTGGGTTACTGCCTGTTTGGGATTGGCGGTGTGCTATGCCCTCGAGACAGTGTCGGGTTTGGCGGGCATGATCAAATGGCCCAACGATATCTTCCTCGAGGGCAAGAAGGTCGGCGGGATTCTCACCGAGGCGCGCTTTGACGGAAGTTTGACACGGTACATCGTTTCGGGGCTCGGCCTCAATGTGAACTGGAATCCGCAGAAGGACAAAGAAATGCCCTACCCGGTGACCAGTGTCAGCCGCGAAGTGCGCGAATGTATAAAGCGTGAAGATCTGCTTGGAGAGATTCTGCAGGGATTCGAACGTCAATTTTCGTTTCTGGAATGTGGAAAGCGGCGCCCTATAGAAGAGGCCTGGCTTAGCCGCTTCATCCTTTTGGGTAAGCGGGTGCTTGTAATTGGGGATGGCGTTGAGTTCGAATGCACTGTTACAGGCTTGAGAAAAGATGGGGCTCTGTTGATTCAGCGTTCAAATGGAACAGAAGAGCCTGTTTTTGCTGGAGATGTATCCTTACGAATGTAA
- the gpsA gene encoding Glycerol-3-phosphate dehydrogenase (NAD(P)+) produces MSNISKVAVIGAGSWGTALANLLAEKGLDVKLWVREEEVCQHIRVDRVNRVFLPDITLSERLEPVRSLAESVRDMKIVLLVVPSHVFREVLYRLKEHLASDAILIAATKGIENETQMLMSEVAEEVLGAEWRDRFACLAGPSFAKEVARHLPTAVTIGARQLDCAQKLQSLFNTEWLRVYGTADLIGVQLGGALKNVIAIAAGAADGLHFGHNARAALITRGLAEMTRLGVRLGANPHTFAGLAGIGDLVLTCTGDLSRNRTVGLEIGHGRKIAEITAGMQMVAEGVKTARSAHTLAEKMNVEMPITAQVYEILYEDKDPHSAVRELMSRQLKVELEH; encoded by the coding sequence ATGTCTAATATCTCCAAAGTTGCTGTGATTGGTGCTGGAAGCTGGGGAACGGCGCTCGCGAACTTGTTGGCGGAAAAGGGATTGGATGTAAAGTTGTGGGTGAGGGAAGAGGAGGTCTGTCAGCACATCCGTGTCGATCGTGTCAATCGCGTTTTTTTACCCGATATCACGTTGTCGGAACGGCTCGAGCCGGTTCGTTCCCTGGCGGAATCGGTGAGAGATATGAAGATTGTGCTTCTTGTGGTTCCTTCCCACGTTTTTCGGGAAGTCCTCTACCGGCTGAAGGAGCATCTCGCCTCTGATGCGATATTGATCGCCGCCACGAAGGGAATCGAGAACGAGACCCAGATGCTGATGTCCGAGGTCGCCGAAGAGGTGTTGGGAGCAGAATGGCGGGATCGATTCGCTTGTCTCGCAGGTCCAAGTTTTGCGAAAGAGGTGGCACGCCACTTGCCGACAGCGGTTACGATCGGCGCCCGTCAATTGGATTGCGCACAAAAACTGCAGTCTCTCTTCAATACAGAATGGTTGCGCGTTTATGGCACGGCCGACCTCATCGGCGTGCAACTGGGAGGGGCCCTCAAGAACGTCATTGCAATAGCGGCCGGTGCGGCCGACGGATTGCATTTCGGTCATAATGCCAGAGCGGCGTTGATCACCCGGGGCTTGGCTGAGATGACAAGGCTGGGAGTCAGACTGGGCGCGAATCCCCATACCTTTGCAGGCCTTGCCGGGATTGGTGATCTGGTGTTGACGTGCACCGGGGATTTAAGCAGAAACCGGACAGTTGGGCTGGAAATAGGGCACGGGCGGAAGATCGCAGAGATCACTGCTGGGATGCAGATGGTGGCGGAGGGAGTCAAGACCGCGCGTTCGGCGCATACTCTTGCGGAAAAAATGAACGTGGAAATGCCGATTACGGCTCAGGTCTACGAGATCCTTTACGAGGACAAGGATCCGCACTCGGCTGTACGTGAGCTGATGAGTCGGCAGCTCAAGGTGGAGCTCGAGCATTGA
- a CDS encoding hypothetical protein (Evidence 5 : Unknown function) — translation MRIFLHTLRVRSPIAVGRVAVLAYGLESKRSWCEDLEGKGEERGRDWPKRPFPDGS, via the coding sequence GTGAGGATTTTTCTTCACACCCTTCGGGTGCGCAGTCCCATCGCTGTCGGGCGGGTAGCCGTTTTGGCGTATGGCCTGGAAAGTAAAAGGTCCTGGTGCGAGGATCTCGAGGGCAAAGGTGAGGAACGAGGCCGAGATTGGCCCAAAAGACCATTTCCGGATGGAAGCTAG